One Bradyrhizobium manausense DNA segment encodes these proteins:
- a CDS encoding acyl carrier protein — protein sequence MSVRSKVIEAIQQIAKEQHVTLPALSDDLSLHETGFDSLAFAILVARLEDETGVDPFTISEDAAFPATVGDFVRAYENVPA from the coding sequence ATGTCGGTAAGGTCCAAAGTCATCGAAGCGATCCAGCAGATCGCCAAAGAGCAGCACGTCACGCTTCCCGCCCTCTCGGACGACCTGTCCCTGCACGAGACGGGCTTTGACTCGCTCGCCTTCGCGATCCTGGTCGCGCGTCTCGAGGACGAGACCGGCGTCGATCCGTTCACCATTTCCGAGGACGCAGCGTTCCCCGCCACCGTGGGCGATTTCGTGCGAGCCTACGAAAATGTCCCCGCGTGA
- a CDS encoding long-chain-acyl-CoA synthetase, which produces MNGMTTGVIEQTKAARAPSASKIWLKAIELTARIEMLPGRLFADVVDDWARRQPDRIALLMDDAMLDYDGLSKRINRYARWARSVGVVKGDTVALIMPNGIDYVAAWLGISRVGGVVALINTRLIGKSLAHCVDVARPSHIIVAHELAEALESAAPHLKTDAKIWTLGDARSERAIDVALAALDDGPLSPDERGDVTIDDRALLIYTSGTTGLPKAASISHRRILNWGFWFAGLTGATPQDRLYDSLPLFHSVGGIVAPCSMLAAGGSVVIAEKFSASNFWPDIVRHDCTLFQYIGELCRYLLKAAPSEYENRHRLRLVCGNGLRGDIWEDFQGRFAIPRILEFYAATEGNFSLFNVEGQPGAIGRIPPLLAHRFPAGLIKLDPDSGAPLRNDSGFCIACTRGEAGEAIGRIGKADEGGGRFEGYTDAVETEKKVLRDVFAKGDAWFRTGDLMRLDDKGFFHFVDRIGDTFRWKGENVATSEVNDAVRDFTGVVDATTYGVSIPGTDGRAGMSAIVVNEGFDIEALPGHLAQRLPVYARPVFIRISRELDATETFKQKKGELAREGFDPGAVVDPMFMLEPKSGAYVALDSGAFAQIVDGTIRL; this is translated from the coding sequence ATGAACGGCATGACCACCGGCGTCATCGAGCAAACGAAAGCCGCGCGCGCGCCCTCGGCCTCAAAGATCTGGCTGAAGGCGATTGAGCTGACCGCACGGATCGAGATGCTGCCGGGCCGCCTGTTCGCGGACGTCGTCGACGACTGGGCGCGGCGCCAGCCCGACCGCATCGCGCTGCTCATGGACGACGCCATGCTCGACTATGACGGCCTGTCGAAGCGCATCAACCGCTATGCGCGCTGGGCCCGCTCGGTTGGCGTCGTCAAGGGTGACACCGTTGCTCTGATCATGCCGAACGGCATCGATTATGTCGCAGCCTGGCTCGGCATCAGCCGCGTCGGTGGCGTGGTGGCGCTGATCAATACCAGGCTCATCGGGAAATCTCTCGCGCATTGCGTCGACGTCGCAAGACCCTCGCATATCATCGTTGCCCACGAGCTTGCGGAAGCACTGGAGAGCGCTGCGCCGCATCTGAAGACAGACGCCAAGATATGGACGCTCGGCGATGCGCGCAGCGAGCGCGCGATCGACGTTGCGCTTGCAGCACTTGATGATGGCCCGCTGTCGCCGGATGAACGCGGCGACGTCACCATCGACGACCGCGCGCTGCTGATTTACACGTCAGGCACGACAGGCCTGCCGAAAGCCGCCAGCATCAGCCATCGCCGCATCCTCAACTGGGGTTTTTGGTTCGCCGGTCTCACCGGCGCGACGCCGCAGGATCGGCTCTACGATAGCCTGCCGCTGTTTCACTCGGTCGGCGGCATTGTCGCGCCGTGCAGTATGCTGGCCGCCGGCGGCTCCGTCGTGATCGCGGAGAAGTTTTCGGCGTCGAACTTCTGGCCCGACATCGTACGGCACGACTGCACGCTGTTTCAATATATCGGCGAGCTCTGCCGCTATCTGCTCAAGGCGGCGCCGTCGGAATACGAAAACCGCCATCGCTTGCGGCTAGTCTGCGGCAACGGCCTACGCGGCGACATCTGGGAAGACTTCCAGGGTCGCTTCGCCATTCCCCGCATTCTCGAATTCTACGCGGCGACGGAAGGCAATTTCTCGCTGTTCAACGTCGAGGGGCAGCCCGGTGCGATCGGCCGCATCCCGCCGTTGCTCGCGCATCGCTTTCCCGCAGGCCTCATCAAGCTCGATCCCGACAGCGGCGCGCCGCTGCGTAACGACAGTGGCTTTTGCATCGCCTGCACCCGCGGTGAGGCCGGTGAGGCCATCGGTCGGATCGGCAAGGCCGACGAGGGCGGCGGTCGCTTCGAGGGCTATACCGATGCGGTTGAGACCGAGAAGAAGGTCCTGCGCGACGTCTTCGCCAAGGGCGATGCCTGGTTCCGTACCGGCGATCTGATGCGGCTCGATGACAAGGGCTTCTTCCACTTCGTCGATCGCATCGGCGATACCTTCCGCTGGAAGGGCGAGAACGTCGCGACGTCCGAGGTCAACGATGCCGTGCGCGACTTCACCGGGGTGGTCGACGCCACCACCTATGGCGTCAGCATCCCCGGAACTGACGGCCGCGCCGGCATGAGCGCGATCGTCGTGAACGAAGGTTTTGATATCGAAGCGCTGCCAGGCCACCTTGCGCAGCGCCTTCCGGTCTATGCCCGCCCCGTCTTTATCCGGATCTCGCGCGAGCTCGATGCGACCGAGACGTTCAAGCAGAAGAAGGGGGAACTCGCGCGTGAAGGCTTCGATCCGGGCGCGGTGGTAGATCCGATGTTCATGCTGGAGCCGAAATCCGGCGCCTATGTCGCGCTTGATTCCGGTGCGTTTGCGCAAATCGTGGACGGTACGATCAGGCTGTAG